A DNA window from Bacteroides cellulosilyticus contains the following coding sequences:
- a CDS encoding glycoside hydrolase family 3 C-terminal domain-containing protein yields MKKQLFSTLLFACSLTTLTAQTPVYLDDTQPIEARVKDALNRMTLEEKVALCHAQSKFSSPGVPRLGIPELWMSDGPHGVRAEINWNDWGYAKWTNDSITAFPALTCLAATWNPEMSAIYGKAIGEEARYREKDVLLGPGVNIYRTPLNGRNFEYMGEDPYLAGVMCVPYIREIQKNGVAVSVKHYALNNQELWRGHIDVQLSNRALHEIYLPAFKAAVQKGGAWTVMGAYNKVRGQHACHNDLLLNKILKNDWGFDGVVVTDWGGAHDTYEAAMNGLDIEMGSYTNGLTSESAFTFDDYYLAKPYLRMLKEGKVPMSTVDDKASRILRLIFRTAMNRQKPYGSLTSEEHYQAAREIGNEGIVLLKNTPVQKKGTPLLPLDGSKYQRILVVGDNAVRLLNEGGGSSELKVKDMVSPLDGMHTLYGDKVVYTKGYAAGRPMYGRAEEIPQSVMDSLRTAATELAKEADLVILFGGLNKNHFQDCEAGDRVTYGLPFGQNELIESLLGVNKNMVLVLLSGNAVEMPWLNKVPAVLQGWYLGSMGGNSLADVLSGAVNPSGKLPFSFPVKLTDCGAHAFDELSYPGDSIKQVYKEDILVGYRWHDTKKIPALFPFGYGLSYTTFAYGKPVASAKTITADNSLTVTIPVKNTGSVAGKEVVQLYVGDEKCSVLRPVKELKAFQKITLAPGEKKEVTFTITPDDLKFYDEAVDGWTAEPGKFKAYIGASSADIRGTVPFELK; encoded by the coding sequence ATGAAGAAACAACTCTTTTCAACTCTCCTGTTTGCTTGTTCATTGACTACTCTGACAGCGCAAACTCCTGTATATTTAGATGATACGCAACCCATTGAAGCACGTGTAAAAGATGCTCTCAACCGTATGACACTGGAAGAGAAAGTAGCCCTTTGCCATGCGCAGAGCAAATTCAGCAGTCCCGGTGTGCCCCGTCTTGGTATCCCCGAGCTTTGGATGAGTGATGGACCTCACGGTGTTCGTGCAGAAATCAACTGGAACGATTGGGGATATGCCAAATGGACTAATGACAGTATTACTGCTTTTCCTGCTTTGACTTGTCTTGCCGCTACCTGGAATCCGGAAATGTCTGCCATCTACGGCAAGGCTATTGGTGAAGAAGCTCGTTATCGGGAAAAAGATGTTCTTTTGGGCCCCGGTGTTAATATCTATCGTACTCCTCTAAATGGTCGTAATTTTGAATACATGGGGGAAGATCCTTATCTGGCAGGCGTAATGTGTGTACCTTATATTCGGGAGATACAGAAAAACGGGGTTGCCGTAAGTGTGAAACACTATGCTCTGAACAATCAGGAGTTATGGCGTGGACACATTGATGTGCAACTAAGCAACCGTGCCTTACACGAAATCTACCTCCCCGCTTTCAAGGCTGCTGTGCAGAAAGGCGGTGCCTGGACCGTGATGGGAGCCTATAACAAGGTGCGTGGTCAGCATGCCTGCCACAATGATCTTTTGCTGAATAAGATTTTGAAGAATGACTGGGGTTTTGACGGCGTAGTCGTAACCGATTGGGGTGGTGCCCATGATACTTACGAAGCAGCCATGAATGGCTTGGACATCGAGATGGGATCCTATACCAACGGTCTGACCTCAGAAAGTGCATTTACCTTCGACGATTATTATCTGGCTAAGCCTTATCTTCGGATGTTGAAGGAAGGTAAGGTGCCTATGAGTACAGTGGATGATAAAGCTTCCCGTATTCTTCGCCTGATATTCCGCACGGCGATGAATCGTCAGAAACCGTATGGTTCGCTGACAAGTGAAGAGCATTATCAGGCTGCCCGTGAGATTGGTAATGAGGGTATTGTGCTTCTGAAAAACACACCTGTCCAGAAAAAAGGCACCCCTTTGCTGCCGCTTGATGGCTCTAAATATCAACGTATACTGGTAGTAGGTGACAATGCTGTCCGCTTGTTGAACGAAGGAGGCGGTTCTTCTGAACTGAAGGTAAAAGATATGGTATCTCCGCTCGATGGCATGCATACTCTTTATGGTGATAAGGTAGTTTATACGAAAGGTTACGCTGCCGGACGTCCGATGTATGGGCGTGCAGAAGAAATTCCCCAGTCGGTGATGGATTCCTTGCGCACAGCAGCAACTGAACTTGCCAAAGAAGCCGATCTTGTGATTTTGTTCGGCGGATTGAATAAGAATCATTTCCAGGATTGTGAAGCCGGCGACCGTGTGACATACGGTTTGCCATTCGGACAAAATGAACTGATTGAATCTCTGTTGGGAGTCAATAAAAATATGGTATTGGTATTGTTGAGTGGTAATGCCGTGGAAATGCCTTGGCTGAATAAAGTTCCGGCCGTCCTGCAAGGCTGGTATCTGGGATCTATGGGTGGCAATTCACTTGCTGATGTACTGAGTGGTGCGGTGAATCCCAGCGGAAAACTTCCTTTCTCCTTTCCTGTGAAATTGACGGATTGCGGTGCACATGCATTTGACGAATTGAGTTATCCGGGTGATAGTATCAAGCAGGTCTACAAAGAAGATATTCTGGTAGGTTATCGCTGGCATGATACCAAGAAGATTCCCGCCTTATTCCCTTTCGGGTATGGTTTGAGTTATACGACTTTTGCCTATGGCAAACCGGTAGCTTCTGCTAAAACAATAACTGCTGACAATTCTCTGACTGTGACTATTCCTGTAAAGAATACGGGTAGTGTTGCCGGAAAGGAAGTCGTACAACTGTATGTGGGAGATGAAAAATGTAGTGTTTTGCGTCCTGTGAAAGAGTTAAAGGCATTCCAAAAGATAACTTTGGCACCGGGTGAAAAAAAAGAAGTAACCTTCACCATCACCCCGGATGATTTGAAGTTCTATGATGAAGCTGTTGACGGATGGACGGCAGAACCGGGTAAGTTTAAGGCTTATATCGGAGCCTCTTCCGCAGATATTCGTGGAACGGTTCCGTTCGAGTTGAAATAA